Sequence from the Argentina anserina chromosome 7, drPotAnse1.1, whole genome shotgun sequence genome:
TTATAcggtttggatttatttttcaataaatatacggttaaaatttaaaaatatatatatataaattaaataatataatataatataaatagGTAGGTACGATATACCATAATATAAGAAAAATCTATATCACATACCTATCGTATTTTAATATTAGTACGATATATAGTACCATATATAATGTACCGAGTATTTAATATAATAACGTATTTAATACGGTTAATATTTTTATACACCCTTATCCTCAACTATGCATATTGGCAAGGCCAAAATGCCAAAACGCAACTCTCCCAAAGAAAAACACATTCACGTGCTCAGACCCTTTTGAAGAGATCAAGATCGCTAAAGCTATCCTTGAAGGTCTAGGAAAAGATTCTAAGTCAAATGAGCTGGAAACTTTGATGAATAAAATTAATGAATCAATTGTGGGTATGAAGTTCCTCCTTGTTTTAGATGATGTTTGGAGCCCAAAATTGAGCCAATGGGAAGAATTAATCAAACCATTACGCAATGGTGCTATGGGTAGTAGGGTATTGGTGACCACTCGACAGGAGGAGGTTGTTGGTTTGATGAAAGCAACAGCCCAAATGATCCGTATGAAAGAGTTGGATGGATCGTTTTGCCTGTCATTGTTCTACCACAGTGCAGCCATGGACGAGGGTAGTGTGTCTAAAGAATTTTCTAACATTGGGTTAGAGATTGTGAAAAAGTGCAAGGGGTTGCCTCTTGCTGCAAAGTCTTTAGGAAGCCTGATGCAAAATAAGAAAACAGTTCATGAATGGCGAGCTATCTTAGATAGTAAAATATGGGAGTTGAAAGAAATTGATACACTTGAGGTATCTTGACTTATCTGGGCACAGGAGTTTAATGAAATTACCGAGGGCCATGAGTAGGTTATACAACCTGCAAACCTTGAGACTTGTTGGTTGCTTGGGTCTCCAGAAAATAGATGTGACAATGCTCATTAACTTGAGGCATCTTTATGTAGATGATTCCCTGGGTTTAATTAAAGGGATTGGGAATTTAACAGATCTGCAAACGCTTGATGGTTTTTATGTCCCATTTTGGGGTGATGAAGCAAACAAGTTGGAAGATCTGAAAGACTTGAACCAGCTTCGGAGTCTTTCTATTCTGATTTTGGGAAAATCAATCGTGGTAGAGAAGTCTTCAATCATGGTGAACAAGGCGCGCCTCCTACGATTGGAGCTACAGTTCTATTGTCCAGATCGGCCAAGAGAAGTTATGGATGGGTTAGAGCCGCCTCCAGGTTTGGAATCTTTAATCATCAGGTGGTATGGAGGAGGTGCTTTCTCCGATTGGTTGTGGTCTTTACATTGCTTGAGAGTCCTCACCCTTCGATTGTGCCACTGTGGGTTTTTGCCTCCTTTAGGGAAACTGGCGTCCCTTGAATCATTGAATATTGAGTGCCTGAGTAAAGTTGAGAAGGTTGGAGTTGAGTTTTTGGGAATAGAAGAAGCGCAAACCTCCTCCTCGTCTTCCATTTTCACATCATTCCCCAAGCTCAGAGAATTCACTATCTTTAGGATGGAGTCATTGCAAGAGTGGGAAGAGGAGAATTCTGTGAATATCACAATCATGCCATGCCTCTCTCACTTGACAATTACATGGTGCAAGGAGCTGAAAGCACTGCCGGAATTCCTGTGGAAGACACCTCTACAGAAATTGAACATCTGGGGATCTCCATTTCTCCAAGCCCTTTACAAACAAGGAGAAGGTGAGGAGTGGGCCAAGATTTCTCACATCCCTAGCATCCAGATAGAAGAAGACTAATCTTTAAGGTACAATCAATTCAATGTTTAATTACAGGGACATTTAGTTCATTTAATTGCAATTTCTCTATCATTTATCATATTCCAGGCTTCAGATAGCTCTCTAGAAACTAGCACATTTTCAGGAGGAATGAGGCATTTGTCCGATGGTTTATCATATTGTTAATCTGGTGAGCTTAATTTCTGCTGTGATTTTGTATCACATGGGGACTGTTTTATATGAATGATCATATATGGAATGAAATAATTTCGTTTTCCATGCAGCATTGTGTATTGGAGGGCAGAAGGACGAGTACATCAGGCTTAATTTGTATCCCTTCAGAAGGAGGACCGGCATATGAATGATTACTTGCGCATGTTCCGGAAGAGCTATTGCACTAAACCAACCTCGGTCGCTCAAATTTTTACCCATCTGAGCCATCTTATTTCTTCGGCTTGGATTTTTCAAGATACTGGTAATTTCACTGCTCTGATGATTTCTAACCCAAACCTCTGTAACTATTAGCTAGAGAACTAACCTACTGATATACAGCAAGTCAAGATTTAAGGCCAGTCCACTTGTTCTGCTCGAATCAAACCTTGATGCATTCAGAATGGCATCAGACTATATCAGCATTTGGTAAGCTGCATGCATTCCTTATTGTAGATTATATCACAACTTCAATTTAATGGTTTCAAGTTGGATTGGTTACCTATATCAGCAATATCACATTTAGTCAATTTGGTCAATCACATGCTATAAAGAATGGAGCCGAGTCGAGAGCATCTCTTCCAAGTGTCTGGACTTCATTAATAGTTATTGGGAAGGTATGCAATGTTGTACATGTAAGTTGTAACAATCACCTATCATAGGAGAAGTTTAACTCGAGATTTTTCCTTAATTTGGTCTGACAGTCCAACTAGGTCCTGCTAGTGCGTCCTGCAAATTCAACTTCATTGTTTATTTAGTTACAGAAGGCATGCGATAAAACTGAAAACTACTTGTGTATATTTTGTTATTATGGAAAGTGAATTATTATGCGTGGATTACGTCTAGTAATGAAAATGCATGATGCCTCAGGTGGAGTTTCTTGACAGTGGACACATTATTGTGTGATATAGGCAATCAAGACTGTCAGGAGCTTAGGAGGTCACAAAAGGCATCTGTTGGAGACATGATCTTACAGAATTGAAGAAGGCATGATGGTACTAAAGGAGGCGGGATCATAGACCTTGCTCGTTGGTTATGATATACTCTTTCCTCTTATGCTGAAGCATGAGTCCCTACCAGCCACATCCATCCTTGCGTTTGCACTTAAAGGCCATCTAAATTGCACAAGGCAAGCAATTGCTGTAGGGAAAATTTGGAGACTAGGCTTCAAGGCTCTGCTGGCTAGACTCCCCAAGAAAATCAAGATGAACATGGTATTTAAGTTGTTTGCGAATTTGTGgatacataaatattatgtTATGTAGAATTGATCGTTTTCTTTTAGTTATTGAATGTTGTCTAACTATGATTCTGTTGCAGAAGAACATAGCACCAACTCTACAACTCACACCAACACTAGGAAGCATTTAAAATGGCATCCGAGATGTAAAGGTGATGTGATTTTACCTTGTGAGCTCTTTATGGCATAACCTGAAGTTCCGGGGTCATATCGAATCAAGGATATTAGCATAGTTTATTTCTCTTaaccgttttttttttggttgaacCTAGGCTGGACTGTTGGAGCAAAACATTTGAGGCACCCAATTCCACCTACATTGGAACAAGTTGTGGGGTGCCTATGAGAGATCAAAGAATGGTAATTGGATTGTAGAAACAAAGTCTGCTTCATTCACTTTTGTTTCCAGCCACTTGAACACTGGGAGAtttattcctttttttttcagaggACGGGGCAAGTATACTCATCAtccaattcaatatttaatttcAACATCAGCCTAGGTCTCAGACTCTCCGTTCCCCACTTCCTTATAGTTAACTTTCTAAGTAGTGTTTATATAGATACTGATGCATGCTGATCTCTATCTGTGCAGAGAGAAAAACCACTGTATCTTCCTTCTGCGGCTAAATGGAACATTCAGAAGCTATAGGACGTAATGAGTTAGTGAAGAACTTTTGACTAGGTAGCTGTCACTTTTTTGTAAATTACTGTTGCATCACATGCTCTCATTTTTTTGGGCTGTCATTCAAATTGAGAAAGAGTTATCGAACTCATCAAGAGAAGCAATTACTGATGAATACCATTATAGACTTATAGTTCACTGAATGATAGTTATACTTCTACAAGGAGAAACCTTAAAACGCCAAGAGGCTCCTCAACAAGATGCATGCACGGTAGCATTTTGCATTCCAGATTTTTTTAACTTTGCTTTGGTGAAACTCTTGATTCTATATCCAAAATCGGTACAAAGAGATAAGACTATAAGAGGAACCTTGGTACAAAAGCTTCAACACAGTTCCATCTGCAAGAGGTATGTGTCTGCTATTGCTTTAGTTGGTCCTTCACTGTTTTTGCTTTTCTTTAGTTCCTCATTATATTTTGGAACCATTATGCAGATGAAATTGTCCAAAGTGATGAGTACACTTCTGGAACACTAAGCATATGTGATGATAGAAGCTAAATCTCCTGAAAAGAAGACCTGCAGGTCCTGCAACAGTGATGAATACTGCATTAGTGCTAATCATATTTTGTGGATTGGGgattctttatttttgttctACTTCAGTTGGGTTCTGTGgtactctttttcccttcgccCCGGTATTTTGTCCCACTGGGTTTTAACCGGGAAAGGTTTTGACGAGGCCACTAAGTTGTAATCCTTTCAAATCCTAATGACATCCATTTTGATCAAAGATGAAAGACTAAAGACTATTTCTGTGTCACTGCTGGAATTATTTCTCTTACAAACTTAAATCCAATTATGTATATTGCTTTTGCTGTTCTCCATTTTGATGAACAAGGAAACACAGCAGTTAGAAATGATGCAAAAAGAAACTTCAAAAGCTTTCTGTTCTGTTAAATTTCAGCCTGACAAGAAAGCTTTTGAACTTTTATGATAACAGTTGACAGTTTATGAAGTATAAACTTGGAACCTATGCACTCCTTGACAGTTGAcagttacaacttacaagtatGATAGAAATTGTCATAATAACAAGTCGTATCATATTATCAAGTGCCAAACAAATCCTCTGATTTCTCATCTCCCTTCCTCTGCTTTACTGGTAGAACAATCGAACTTTACAAATCCACAAGCAGGAGAAAAATCCCATAACAGTCGgacattcttcttcttcatttcaaTAAAGGCCAACTAACAGCGCTTATTCATGGCAGCTAGAATTCCTCTGGCCACCGATTTTAGTCATGTAGATAATCATCTTTAGTTCCTGTGCTTTTGTTTGCTCAAGTGTGAAAGATCATTGTTGAAAAAATATACCAGTAGGTATCAGTTGCTGTCTTATGGGTCCATGGGGGAACTCGTGTCTCTTCATCTTCTACTCTCTCAATTTTTTACTACAGAATTGTTGTTATCATCAATTGTCACTTATTCTGGAGAACTTTTCAACAAACACAGTCAAAATAGTTTTTTAGTCAAATTCTCTTTACTCTTTTATCATCTCGTTTCCGGACTATCTCTTCCGATCTCCCTCCAAATTATTGGTAAACACTATGATCATCTATATTAATTGAAGTTACCTGGCTTTTCAATATGTTTTAATAGGAGAACTGGGATTTGTTAAATACATTCCAAGTTTCTTTCGTATCGTTATAACATCTCAGATTGGATGAAAAGTTCCATGATTGAAGAATTTGCTGTGTTTTCTTCAATTCCAGCTTGATTAATTGAAGAACAAAATCAGCCCTCTTGATCAAAAGCAGTAACCTTggtaattttcttttcctgtTTTGAACAACTTAACCGGTTAGTATAGATGGAAAGAATGGTCATGAATCTCATGATGTAATGGATTCGTATGTAGTTGCGTGATTCAATTGAGTCCATAGATGAGTCTTGAGTTTCAAACTTGtagaattcttttttttttttcatttaaattgaGTTTGAATTGTGCTACAAGAATACAACCTCATTGAGTTTAAATTGTTCACCATATAATTTCCTTGATCTAATCACcaacccttttcttttctttctaaaCGTTTGTTCTTCATAGACATAAGAAAGAAGTATTGTATGCATGCTTGCCTCCTACTATTTCTTACAAGCAAGACGAACATATTCTCTTCAGATTTTAAACTAAACCTggattttatatataaaatggaTACTGTTGAAATCAACATACATTGAAATATATACTCAAGTCAATAATTATCTGAATTTAATGGTGTAATCTATTATgataaaatcaaaacaaatcaatattttagcatcatgttttaaattcaaatgGATGATAACAAGGAAATAGTGAATTTCAATTATAGTCAACAACTATATTCATGGAAGATTTTTGTCTAATGTTAGAAGGGCAATATAGTCAATCAAAAGTACATATTGGGTGTagattaaataaaattagaggTATGAGTTTAGTTTAAAAAAGGTGCTCCATTATTAGGcttatctctaattttctcaaCAACTTAACCGGTTAGTATAGATGGAAAGAATGGTCATGAATCTCATGATGTAATGGATTCGTACGTAGTTGCGTGATTCAATTGAGTCTATAGATGAGTCTTGAGTTTCAAACttgtagaatttttttttctttcatttaaaTTGAGTTTGAATTGTTC
This genomic interval carries:
- the LOC126803733 gene encoding putative disease resistance protein RGA3 — translated: MGSRVLVTTRQEEVVGLMKATAQMIRMKELDGSFCLSLFYHSAAMDEGSVSKEFSNIGLEIVKKCKGLPLAAKSLGSLMQNKKTVHEWRAILDSKIWELKEIDTLEVS
- the LOC126803144 gene encoding putative disease resistance RPP13-like protein 1 is translated as MKLPRAMSRLYNLQTLRLVGCLGLQKIDVTMLINLRHLYVDDSLGLIKGIGNLTDLQTLDGFYVPFWGDEANKLEDLKDLNQLRSLSILILGKSIVVEKSSIMVNKARLLRLELQFYCPDRPREVMDGLEPPPGLESLIIRWYGGGAFSDWLWSLHCLRVLTLRLCHCGFLPPLGKLASLESLNIECLSKVEKVGVEFLGIEEAQTSSSSSIFTSFPKLREFTIFRMESLQEWEEENSVNITIMPCLSHLTITWCKELKALPEFLWKTPLQKLNIWGSPFLQALYKQGEGEEWAKISHIPSIQIEED